A DNA window from Paramormyrops kingsleyae isolate MSU_618 chromosome 10, PKINGS_0.4, whole genome shotgun sequence contains the following coding sequences:
- the LOC111835137 gene encoding barrier-to-autointegration factor, giving the protein MSSTSQKHKEFVAEPMGEKSVMALAGIGEVLGKRLEEKGFDKAYVVLGQFLVLKKDEELFRDWLKDTCGANAKQQGDCYSCLREWCDSFL; this is encoded by the exons ATGTCATCGACATCCCAAAAACACAAGGAATTCGTAGCCGAGCCCATGGGCGAGAAGTCTGTGATGGCGCTGGCAGGAATCGGGGAGGTTTTGGGGAAACGACTGGAGGAGAAAGGCTTCGATAAG GCATATGTTGTCCTGGGCCAGTTCTTGGTGCTAAAAAAAGATGAGGAACTGTTTCGTGACTGGCTGAAGGACACCTGTGGCGCTAACGCCAAGCAGCAGGGCGACTGCTACAGCTGTCTACGTGAATGGTGTGACTCCTTCCTGTAA